In Lolium perenne isolate Kyuss_39 chromosome 5, Kyuss_2.0, whole genome shotgun sequence, the sequence GTAGTTTAATTTTAGACTGCCTTGACATAACTCAAGTGTTTAGACTACCTGACGTCAGACTACCTTCTGAACTTCAATATTTTCTGTCCTAATATTAAGTTACCTGATATAGTTCTCTATCAGACTATCAACGTTCACGGTGTGTATTGTACATTTGTACTTGAGTTTGGGGTCACCAAAATAAATGTAATGCTTGTGGTATGACCACAAAATGTACACACGTATGTCCCATGCAATAGGAATGGGGTATTTGCGAAAATTGATTCATGTCCAAACAGTAGAGACAAGATGCAGATGATGTCCAAAGAAACGAGTTCAGGGCCAGACTTTTTCATTAACTGCCCTTGTCCCCCATATATTACCAGCTAGTCCTTGTCGCTCATGATTTAATTTCGTTCAAATCTACGCTCACGTGGTGTTTGATTTGGACTGACGTAACATGGCAATGTGGCATACGATCCAACTCAAATACTACAGCATCTTGTAAAGATAACTTATACTACAAGATCTCATGGAGAAATGGAAGTCTCTTGCGCACGAGACATCCCCTGCACGGGCCCATGTTTTCTCTCATTCTTTCTTTATCTCACCCCCACTATTACATCATGTTCTAGAATTTAAAATATATCTAGATTTTGAGTTTGAAATTTAATTTGTAAACCGTTTGAATATTTAAGTTTCTAATGAAGGGAGCTTCAAAATGAGACCAATATTAAATATATTTTGATTATTTTTGTAAATCAACTTGTGAAACATGATAAAACTTACTACTAAAACTTGATGATATTTTCTCTCAAACAATTTGTTTCAGTCTGATTCAAACTTGGTTTATCAGAGTTACAAAATATTTGGTAGTTGTCTCAGAGTTCAGTTTGGATACACAAATTTTTTGTATTAAGTTTTATTGAGTTTCATTTTGTAACATGATAATTTAATGTGTTTAATAATTCAAAATTTTGAATTTTGTCAAAACAAACTTTTTTAGGCTTGTTTAAAAAATATCATCGAAATAAATACACGTATTTAAACAGATCGTTAATCGAGTATATATTCCAATAAATATGGCTCTTTTAAATTTTACACTAGAAATTAAATCTCTGTACAAACAAATAAGAGAGAGGGTACTAGTGTGGGTAGACAGTAGACACTCATGTAAAAATTGTTGTGTGCTAATCTTAAAGCAATACAATGAAATTGGCGGTGAAGACGTGCACGGAATGCCCCGTGCACGCTAGAAACGCTGCTCTCAGATCTCATGCCAAACTGCGTAGGACCGAGAGAACTAGGCATACGATTCAACTCAGAGGAGCGAGAACATCTCCAGTCGcgccccccaaaccgtccccaaaacggcgtcggatcgagcgtttgggggacgtgtttcgttcgtgtcgCGTTTGAGGACGTCGTTTcgcagccgcgtcctccaaacgcGTCTCCAAAACTTTAAAACACTGTATTTTATTTTAATAGATAGAAGAAAACCATGTACTAATATTGCTGTACTAATATTCAAAGTGGTGCatcataaacaaattacatataaaaacttcgaAAAAACATAATCAAATTACAAATAAATtttttaaactacttcttcttctttgatggccccgcctcgtcgtcctcgcggtggcgcttcctgctcgtcacctctttcgaagaggcggtgtcggtcGACGCGTCGGAGGAACTTGTGTCCTTCTCGTCGTCGACAGTGCTCACCGGCTGCGCCTTGGCCTTCGGAttcgcgtccgcctccgccttcgcccgtgccgccgcgcctcctcagacccttcctcctccgcctcctcctccaaggCCTCCCATTCCTCCGCGCTGTCTAGCGGCGGTGGGGAATCATCGTCGATGTTGGGCGTCACGActctgtcccaccaatggcgccatcttgTAGACTTGCCCTCGTTGTCGGTGTCTGATGGAAGCTGAGAGAGGTCGCTCATCGTGAGGTTTGGATGAACGGTGGCCGATTGTAGATCCGAAAGCGCCtacgtacgggtcttattgaacgcggatgaacggcggcgcagaagtcgaagagagcggcggttgctcttccgcggagttcgagctccattccggcggttcgcGCGTCGGTCAACGCGGTTGCCAATGCAATGATTCCCCTTTccggcaactgcaccgtcgctatgtAGGTGGCGGTTGAGCGTCCGACCCCCTGACGTGTCAGGCCCGCGCCTCCTCGtctctcatttcgttgtgtccaGCGTGTCCGGAGCGTCCCCTATGTGGCGGGAACGGGTTCGggtcgccggacaccgtattggaccGCGCTGGACAAAAAAGGTCTTTGGAGCGTGCGGCCGTGAACGATTTTTTATCCTTCATGTcccaaattcctttggtggacggtttggaggacgcgacttggagatgctctaatcctACACGTAGGGAAAGAAAGCTCTGATACTACAGATTTGTAAAGAAAGCCCATACAAGATCTGCATGCCAAACTATTGACGGATTTGATACATGCACACACGACACGATACTGAATGGATTCGATGAAGGAAGAGCTAGGATAGGAGCGTGATGATGTCGATGGCGACGGTGCAGAGGTGCTCCAGCGCCTTCTCCCTCTTGGCCAGCTCCGCCGGGTACGCCACCCGCTTCCTCCGGAACAGCGTCCGGCACACAGCCGGGTACTCCGCCGCCGCGCTCACCTGCACGAACGCGTAGTCGTACGCCTCCTCCCCAACCGACTCCCGGGCCTCCAGCAGCGCCTCCCGTGCCTCGCCGTACTTGCCCGCGCAGGATCGCAACAGGAGCGACGCCTGCGCTTGCGCGCGCCCAACACCGCCACCCGGCAGCCGCTCTGAGCGTGAAGAGCCTGCAGACGTGGTGGCGTTCTTGGCCAGAGCTGCCTGGGTGGCGGAGGCGTTGGCGGTGGCCGCGGAGACGGCGATGGCGCAGAGGCCGCGGAGGTCGGCGGTGGAGCTGGAGGGGTCGGCGACGATGGCGGCCACGCAGAGGTCGTAGTAGGTGGTGGCGTTGCAGGTGGACTGCACCAGGGCGCGCACCAGCGGCGGCGAGGTGACGGTGTTCGGCTTGCCACGCTGAGATCGAATTGTCGGCACTGTCGATGTTGGTGATGTGCCTACAGTAGAGACGACCAGCGGGACGACGAGGAGCAGCGCTAGCACTGGAGGTAGTACAGCCGGTGAGCCCGGCGCCATTGCTGCCAAGCTACGCGCTGTATCTCTCAAAATCTCTGTCAGTGGTGTGTGTGCAGGGCAAATTGTTGGCAGCAGTGGACTGTATATATATGCACTCCTCTAACCTCTCCGCCTCAGGAATCAGAATGAGAGCTGCCATCTGTTTGTGGTCGGATCGGATTCGTTCCATTGCTTCACGAGTTCACGAGCGACGGTCGACGCTTTGTTTTCGGATATGTCGGCTAGCTTGCTTCATGTGATCAATCATCTATCACACATCTCCTCGTTGGTCCAGATATACATGTTCACAAGAAAATGTTGTTGGTTCAGTAACTTTTTCTTTTTTCAAATCAATGGTTCAGTAACTAAACTGGTACGAGTACTCAAACCATTTGTGGCACCTCCCGCCTCCTCTCCTCTTGGAGTCTTGGTCCTGCTCGGCGACGGTATGAGAAAATAACTCAATCTTGAAACAAATTTCAAAATTTAATCTTTCACGAAACAAATTCCCAGATCTAAAATTTTTGTGTCACGCTGTTAagattcatgcactagccacttgaaccaaaagtccgaactgatggaaagggttaggcaatctacttatacacttcacaacacccacaCTCGCGAAACAGGgcatcagcggtggctaaagaggggggcaacaacaatttttaggcttaattgcgaaaaccatgtgaaagccaggatttgaactcgagacctggggctctgataccatgttaagattcatgcactagccacttaaaccaaaagtccgaactgatggaaagggttaggcaatctacttatacacttcacaacacacgCCAGCCACGCGTGTCTCCACTGCGTGGCACCTCATTATGTGACGCCACCGTGGCATCCCATTGTGCCACGCCATGGGTTGGGCACGGAAAAATAAAAAGTGCGGCGCCATAGGCTGGGCGTGGCACCCCATTGTGCGGCGCCATAGGCTGGGGTGCCACGCTGTGGAAACTGGTGTGACACGGAAGGGTTGCATTTGAATTTGTTTCTCTGATAGTTTATTTTATAAAATTTTTAACTTTAGATCAGTTTTGTGCAAAATTGTCCCATGGCCGTTACCTTTCCCCGCTCGTCCAGCCGAGGCTTTTCTCTCCTTTCATTGACTTGCAGCAGCATTTCTTGTGATGGGTCTTGACTCTTGACAAGAGGCTGTAAGTATAGGAAATCCTATTTCAGGCTCGTTGAGTCCGGTTCGAACAAAACGTACTCGTCCTACGCGCAGTAGGCCAGTTTGGTTGGGCCGGCACAAAATATTTGCCAGGTTTAATAAACCTAGACATATTTTGGTTTATATTTTACCTAAATCTGTATCAAGTATTTAGGACCAGAGAAAATATAACTTTATTTACTTTTCTTTGTTTTAACatgttttctgttttttctattgtttttttaatttaatGTAATCCATTCGTTTCTTATTAGTTGTCTACAAAGTCAATGACTAATGTAGAGCGGAGGCAATATATATTTTCTTGTCTTTTACATTCCAATATTTTCTCATTTATCCTTTTCTAATAAATATATGGAGATtttttaatatatatatatatatatatatatatatatatatatatatatatgaacgtATTATTTGACGTACGAGCTTCATTTTCTATAATATAAACATTATTAAATTTTATCATATGTAGGTTTTCTCTTAATTTAGGACAATTATAATGATAGAAGGGTAAAGAAATAGTGCGAGCCTCTAACAAAGAAAATTGATGAAATAAAAGTGTAAAATGGGCGACCATGATGTTGAATAAGCGGATAAAGTTTCACAAACTACATTTGATAAGGGTGCATAGTGTATGGGAATCATGGGCACCATCGAAATTCTGAGAGTCTAGTATCCCCTTTTCTTATCAGAACACATGGGAGGGGAAGGAGGACGTTGTTGCCACCGTCAAAGAGCAAGGTGAAGGTAGCACCCCCGTCAATGCTCCTCCAGATCTGATCAGCCCCCACATCCACCGCTATCCGGACCCAAGTGTGGAAGTGCCACCGTGGCCGTATCGCCACACCGTCCTCTCAAATCTTGTCCTCTCCCGTCCGGTgcgttgcggtgacccagcataccactgcatgttgtagtatacaagtcgatgatatgatcttcatgaagggacttcttcacaaatatcacatccctcagagtggtacaacagaaacattgcaagtCATAACACTCGATAATATATTACAAtcatggtcttaacaagttggtattctcacaggtccgatgagaacaccctacaACATAAGGTACTAGTACAAACCAACTTAGATATGAAaagagctcagcaacttatttaagtatgccactacgctgctcggctctaaacTACTCaagtatatcactactcctccacctccatgtcatcgggtccgtagactatcccatagtctactccttcaactcctccggaaagatcaggttcctcgtagaccagctcatagcttccttctggtgctccattggtgatggcctccacttccgtatcacagtctagcaagggtgtcgaaataaagtgagtacaggggtactcagcaagttcaaaagagtaaaaggtgtttgatgcactagctacgaccttcGATCAGAAAATcttaggtcaatgcatgtttcgaaatcatttcttcaaaaggtttattttattctgaaaactatgcccgtcagtcttcacaggttgactagaacttcacggagttcctttcctgccgcgttcgcagttcccttcccggaacagggagtgacagccacaatttaatacactctgcagaggtgcgttacttttcccataagagatctcaccctttttgccatccgcagggacttgcccccgttcacacttccttggtgtgaggccaggtataaagatccaagcccacaccgccttctccgcgacctcgcagacccacccttttgtaagtctgtccTCTCCTATATCTATGGGTAGACTAACCCAGGCACTTGTTCTCTCCTATACCATTAAGGTAGACTGATCCGAACAACTTATATGTCCTGTTCTATACACCATAGATAGACTGAtccggacaacccttacaatccttcatagaccaaTAATAAGTCTACCCTCTCCTGTATCTAATGGTAGACTGTACAGGACCACATGTCCCCACCTTTACCAAAGATAGACTGATCCGGGCAACCCTTATTACCAATCCGTTGgcatgcgagagggaaaagatacagctggcttccccagagccattatagatcttatggtcaacgcgatatgtacggcgctagaatcactggacggcattggtacttagtcctagatgaatagtacccttgcaatggaacctccaccaatcaacacataccatggttccattgccagccacatagtcatattcataattggaaaagtaacatttcattttcaatgcaggaatgataagtcatatagctttgcattaaattaatagaaaatactcaaatttgacatgagcaagggtgaacttgcctgtggactgcgagatagtgcagttcaaagcgttggatggaacctggacctcgggttctgtgaagaagcatcattgtccggtaaggacaatgttataaaatccaaatgatgcatgcatggatgtattattttaagtTGAATCCCTTTATCCCGataagttattacaatttaggtttgagttaagatttatgcctttggcagtaatttacaattgtttTAATGTATAAAACACTTTAATTCACACAAGGTAACATAATTCAAAGCAAAACTACTTTATGTTGGTGATTCATCATTTATTCCTAAataatttgaaataatagagttgtcTCAGTATTTTTGAGAATAAAAAGGATTAGAATATCTTCCTTTGGAAAATACCTTTtcaaatagaaatgacttggaataatagaatttcattttgaaatgtttaagAAATAAGTATTTAAACTTATTTGGAATTTTTCCTTGATTTATTAATACAAGGAAATATAATTTGAAATTCCAAATGTTTATTTTAAAATCATAAAATTCACAAATTTAAATTTGTTCATTAAAttttatttcatattttattcttaccaagaataatttttcattcaccaatccaatttttaatggatttttagagttgtattttatttattaaaatttggtgaaATAATGGCCTTTTTCTAAATGGtgaaaagactaaaatacccccctggacccatactGGGCCCAGCCCactaacctaagcccatgggacagcccactaaggcttgcccatagcggctcggtggagccgaacggcccaccgctctcactcactcggccctctctcactTTTTCCTAACCCTAGCTTCTCTctcgcgactcccgtggcgatggcgtcgccgccatggccgccgccgtgctccggccgactccgagctcctccgccgtagccacctaccgcacctgaaccgccgcgagcagatctatcgatctgtccgcgtggttttccccATCTCTtcttctcctggcgaatcgcctccgatctggatctcgggtggaatcgcctcgacgaactccggcgagatctcgccCTCGCCGACGATGTGTgtgcctccgagaccgacctggcgcaggtgctgcttgcagtacttgtgccgtcgtctccgtgccgtgctgtggtggtgttggtgctcgtcggcgtaacgccggcgcctaccctggacttgcagctgttagggccgcgcgagcactgcctcgccatgccctagcctctgcttccaggcgcaagtaagtgttgcatccaCCTCttctctgtgcgcctccccttggtactgttcttcttcctcctcaagctctgctgctttctggtgatcctgtgatcacacagagccatgctattcctaTGCAATTCGTCTTTGCTTGGATTGATTGCAAGATCATGgtccaattaccatttactggtactggcacatgctgctcgACATGCTGTTCATGTTgttcttgcttctctgctgctcctagcatgctctatacttgccatgctctactgtgcttgcttaagagctaactatgccatgctatgcttggttatgacttgcttatgctcactggtctatcatgcttgcttgtctaggtgtacttgtgttgcatctgtgacacttgtgtgtgtgccagaggtgcctgtgatatgcttcagtgctactcctgcaagccaatgatcccttGGACCACTCAGTGCTTGCGGGCTAACCCCCCTGTGTAACGTGGCTTGCTATGCTTGagccatttgatcaattgattatcagtgatggcttactggctaatactgtggctataAATTAACTGTGTTGCTCAATAGTGTGCTACTGTTAGTActgagcatggatctgtgataaattcatgcttgtattaatttgattatgatgaactgcttatgcagtgatgattttaaatgacttgcttgtatgtgaatttgctgttcatgattatttaacaagcaattaaagtctgaatccatttctggatagtgatgctttgtatttggctttctctcaattggtgctaagtgtgaagtgacctcagtagccttgctactgactggttgctcacatggttggctaGATctggttggctactcatctttgcttgtatatttgggaatcatagtaactatgaatgccaatatacttgcctgtgaagaaatctaaggtttctgatggttgtatgcttaggatttaTTGTGTAGTCTTggctgctaatccttgccatctactggtgctatctatgcatcaaatctggctagtgtgtgcatctgtgcatatgtgctagtttctgtgcataggatctgtacctagatgctttctattttagtggcttttgactggcagtaatccttggtgaaaaccaagtgatgatctacccatatgagcatctgctcatcccatgcttatttcatgcatatgatggattagatctatgggatcttttccaggaactaggtataccttgttccagctcctagaaagaaatatttggttgatgcagacttgggtttgtgtcacagctcttcacctccaggtcttggatgatcttctcaggtcaccatgattcctggtggttgAGTGGTTTTGTAtgggttggttctgttcttgctcaagaactggatgaactgagcttgttcttgcttcacccttacctggtgaatcttgatctggtcgactggttatgacttctagggtttgtgccccttttatatgaaccctactTCTATCCTTGCatcgacacacaagcctggcttgccttGGTGACTAGGCTGAtgccttgccttgctgttgctgcctagcacacttgggctgtgtgctctcatatgctgaaacttgagcccctgtgtgtgctcaggtttggtctgctgctgcccttatcttgtgctgtccatggttttggaacagcacaagtgtgcatgacacttggttctgtccaaactgaatatttgTCTAACACTCACATTCTGGCTAGTGTAAATGTTGCATTTTGCAGgtttttgaagatggacatggccatgaagaaatacttcaagtcacAAAGCCTAGATTTTAGTTTAGAAACTAAATTGTAATCtttatttttatttctgtttattattcctcaattcttgtatcaagaattttgtacagacaatgtaatttgtgttgtgttatcaataaagctcaagtttttgtttatgagcttttgcattATGTAATGtatatattcttgattaaatattgtatttgatactCACTTTGAAATCCAAAATGATTTGGATattatcttgtgtttgaattataAATTCATATTAATATTGTGTAGTGCTTATTGtttaatgtattaacacttgtcaaatgaactcaattcccccaaatcaacaagatacaaaagagatcatgtcgaaatttccctaactcacattgcctaaccctaagtgcaaaatgagagagaacctcgatccctcttaggtttagttgcaataaggcgcgaaaatttcccccgttttgcgatgaaatgcacatcccatttctaaatctacccttcgttgttcctatgttctgggttattacagcctctcccccttaacagaaacttcgtcccgaagttaagattggtacctgaataaCTCGGGGTAGGACTTCCTGAGCTCTTCTTCGGTCTCCCAGGTTGCTTCTcgttcaggatgatgttgccattgtatcttgcagtatttgattgctctattccttaacttcttccactgtacttccaAAATCTTttcaggcttctccacataagttAAGTCTGATTGTAGCTCTATTTCTTCATGTGTAATGGGATCATCGGGTGCcttcaaacattttctgagttgtgatacatgaaaaacATTGTGAATTAGACTGAGTTGTTCCGGTagttccaactcaaaagctgtttctCGATTCTGACAGAGTATCTTGAATGGTCCTATGTATCGAGGACttagttttccttttactccgaaccttttgagtcctttcattgggctaactttcaaatataccatgtctcctacTTTTGGTTCCCAAACTCGTCTCTTctggtcggcataactcttctgtcgactttgggctattttgagtctatcccgtatcacctcgatgactccttgtctctccttgatgtagtccggtgtaaactccttgttctctccggtttcaaaccaacagattggtgatctacacttccttccgtacaatgctttgtacggtgccatctggatactactctgataactattgttatatgagaattccgccaATGGtagatggtcctcccatgagcctccaaagtttagagcacaagctctaagcatgtcttcaagtatctgattggttctttcggtttgtcctccggtttgtggatgataagctgtactgaaatccaacttggttcctaaagcttcttggagttgtttccagaacgctgatgtgaaaattgaacctctatctgagactatcttctttggtactccatgcttgctaacaatctccttcacataaatatccacaagcttttctgcagtgtcctttgtatttacggctatgaaatgagcactcttggtaagtctatccacgattacccatatcatatccttctttttactggtcattggtaaaccagtaacaaaatccattccgatttcatcccatttccattctggtatctctagtggtttgagtaatcccgcaggactctgatgttctgctttcactcgctgacatgtatgacattcagagacatattgagctatctctcttttcatgttgttccaccagaacatttccttcaaatccatatacatcttagtacttcctggatgtattgagtaaggggtttcatgtgcttccttcaatatgattgacttcacttctgggtcATCCGGTACACATAACCTCTTCTGAAAGTATAGAGAACCAAACTCGCCGAGATTGAATTCTGACGGTTTACCCtctccaatccttttgatttcttcttggatgaataAATCATCTACTTGTTTCCGAATGATTTCATATTTTAGGTCTGAGTACATTTCATCCatgatcctcatggttgctatgctTCCCACTGTATCACCTTGGATAAACAGAATCTGAGCTTCTTCGagttctttccgaagttccttcggAATCTCCCATTCTGTAGGTTGATTCTCAGTACTCTTCCTGCTtaaagcatctgctactacattagccttgcctggtgtatagttgattgtcAGCTCATAAtctttaatcaactctaaccatctcttttgtctcatgtttaattccttctgagtaaAGAAATACTTCAAGCTTTTGTGATCTGTATACAACTCACATTTGGATCCATAGAGGAATtgcctccaactcttcaaagcatacacaactgccgccaaTTCTAAGTCATGTACTGGGT encodes:
- the LOC127304607 gene encoding pectinesterase inhibitor 28-like, with translation MAPGSPAVLPPVLALLLVVPLVVSTVGTSPTSTVPTIRSQRGKPNTVTSPPLVRALVQSTCNATTYYDLCVAAIVADPSSSTADLRGLCAIAVSAATANASATQAALAKNATTSAGSSRSERLPGGGVGRAQAQASLLLRSCAGKYGEAREALLEARESVGEEAYDYAFVQVSAAAEYPAVCRTLFRRKRVAYPAELAKREKALEHLCTVAIDIITLLS